One genomic region from Stutzerimonas decontaminans encodes:
- a CDS encoding LemA family protein — protein MSLSAVVVLVVLFLVAAYAVILYNGLVRLKHGVGKAWANIDVLLRQRHEELPKLVETCRQYMQHERNTLEQVISARNAVSSAREQGDVGALGMAETGLRAGLGRLFALAENYPELKANDSFRHLQQRISGLESGIADRRELYNEAVNLNNVRIEQFPDVLLARAFGFKEAALLQFSEAEKADVDLKALFG, from the coding sequence ATGAGCCTGAGCGCGGTGGTTGTGCTGGTGGTGCTGTTTCTCGTCGCCGCCTATGCGGTGATCCTCTATAACGGCCTGGTGCGCCTCAAGCACGGCGTCGGCAAGGCCTGGGCGAACATCGACGTGCTGCTGCGTCAGCGCCATGAAGAACTACCCAAACTGGTGGAAACCTGTCGGCAGTACATGCAGCACGAACGTAATACGCTGGAGCAGGTAATCAGTGCGCGCAATGCGGTGTCTAGCGCGCGGGAGCAGGGCGATGTCGGTGCGCTGGGGATGGCCGAGACCGGGCTGCGTGCCGGCCTGGGCCGGTTGTTCGCGCTGGCTGAGAACTACCCGGAGCTCAAGGCCAACGACAGTTTCCGTCACCTGCAGCAACGTATCAGCGGGCTGGAAAGTGGCATCGCCGACCGTCGCGAGCTGTACAACGAGGCGGTCAACCTGAACAACGTGCGCATTGAGCAGTTCCCCGATGTGCTGCTGGCGCGGGCGTTCGGCTTCAAGGAAGCCGCATTGCTGCAGTTCAGCGAGGCGGAGAAAGCCGACGTCGATCTGAAGGCGCTCTTCGGCTGA
- a CDS encoding GIDE domain-containing protein: MDLGQVFTFALATAFCLGGAWLCISRWSRARHLLDTPTSRIRSAAQGYVELVGMLRELAVPQPVAPLTGEPCLWWRYCIEEYRSNGKRSSWSVLERGTSEAWLRLADATGECLIDPRGAEVHPAFRKVWTGSLRHPRGIAPSGWLGLLSSGKRYRYTEERLHEGEPLYAIGDFRTTGGGRHGLDLSSAKREVIRQWKGDYAGLLQRFDSNADGQLDEHEWNRVRLAARLEAEDRHRESSAAPEQHQMARPSEALPFVLSSHGEEVITRRFYWQAARGAVMCLAGAVWLAMQLGITAW; the protein is encoded by the coding sequence ATGGATCTCGGCCAAGTCTTCACTTTTGCCCTAGCCACTGCATTTTGTCTTGGCGGCGCCTGGCTCTGCATCAGTCGCTGGTCGCGTGCGCGCCATTTGCTCGATACGCCGACTTCGCGCATCCGCTCGGCGGCCCAAGGCTACGTCGAACTGGTTGGCATGCTGCGTGAGCTGGCCGTGCCGCAACCGGTAGCGCCGCTTACCGGTGAGCCCTGTTTATGGTGGCGCTACTGCATCGAGGAGTATCGCTCCAACGGCAAGCGCAGCAGCTGGAGCGTGCTTGAGCGGGGCACCAGCGAAGCCTGGCTGCGTCTGGCCGATGCCACTGGTGAGTGCCTGATCGACCCGCGCGGTGCCGAGGTGCACCCGGCCTTTCGCAAGGTCTGGACGGGCAGCCTGCGTCATCCGCGCGGTATCGCACCAAGCGGCTGGCTGGGCCTGCTGAGCAGCGGCAAACGCTATCGCTACACCGAGGAACGGCTGCACGAGGGTGAACCGCTGTATGCGATCGGCGACTTTCGCACCACCGGCGGCGGGCGCCACGGCCTTGATCTATCGTCAGCCAAGCGCGAAGTGATCCGGCAGTGGAAGGGTGATTACGCCGGTCTGCTGCAGCGCTTCGACAGCAATGCCGACGGGCAGCTCGACGAGCATGAATGGAACCGCGTCCGACTGGCGGCGCGGCTCGAGGCAGAGGATCGTCATCGCGAGAGCAGCGCCGCCCCGGAGCAGCATCAAATGGCTCGCCCCAGCGAAGCGCTGCCCTTCGTGCTTTCCAGTCACGGCGAGGAGGTCATCACCCGGCGCTTCTACTGGCAGGCGGCGAGAGGTGCGGTGATGTGTTTGGCTGGTGCGGTATGGCTGGCGATGCAGCTGGGTATAACCGCCTGGTAG
- a CDS encoding spermidine synthase, with translation MKRFVLLDTAAIPTGGALCLFEYGDDFVIKIQGGNGNQLMNTRTHGSEDALAEIPCKRIAARAQARVLIGGLGMGFTLASALRHLGPDAEVLVAELVPGVIEWNRGALGEKSGHPLRDSRAKVLNQDVAELLQDQAQGFDAIMLDVDNGPEGLTQKSNSWLYSLDGLNACARALRPSGVLAVWSASADRAFSDKLAKAGFKAEEVQVLAHGNRGTRHTIWIAEKRKR, from the coding sequence ATGAAACGCTTCGTACTCCTGGATACCGCCGCGATCCCCACTGGCGGCGCCTTGTGCCTGTTCGAATATGGCGATGACTTCGTCATCAAGATCCAGGGCGGAAACGGCAATCAGCTGATGAATACCCGCACCCATGGCTCGGAAGACGCGCTAGCGGAGATCCCCTGCAAACGGATCGCCGCACGCGCGCAGGCACGGGTGCTGATCGGCGGACTGGGTATGGGCTTTACTCTGGCTTCGGCGTTGCGCCATCTCGGCCCGGACGCCGAGGTACTGGTCGCCGAACTGGTACCCGGCGTGATCGAGTGGAACCGCGGCGCGCTTGGCGAGAAATCCGGCCATCCGCTGCGCGATAGCCGTGCCAAGGTGCTGAATCAGGACGTCGCCGAGCTGCTGCAGGATCAAGCCCAGGGCTTTGATGCGATCATGCTGGATGTCGACAACGGCCCGGAAGGCCTGACGCAAAAGAGCAACAGCTGGCTCTACTCATTGGACGGACTGAATGCCTGTGCCCGCGCGTTGCGACCGTCCGGTGTGCTCGCGGTCTGGTCGGCCAGTGCTGACCGCGCCTTCTCCGACAAGCTCGCCAAGGCCGGCTTCAAAGCCGAAGAAGTGCAGGTACTCGCTCACGGCAACCGTGGCACGCGTCATACCATTTGGATCGCCGAAAAGCGCAAGCGCTGA